One genomic region from Actinomycetota bacterium encodes:
- a CDS encoding SDR family oxidoreductase yields the protein MLLEGKAVVVTGVGPGIGREAALALAREGADVALGARTEERLRKVAAEVEALGRKAIFVPTNIAREEECRALADAAVQAFGRIDALVQNAFKQPPMRTIEEESALEWERSFKINVIGSISMAKAVLPMMKEQRSGSVVFVNSLSARNSDATLGAYAAAKAALLSVARTLAREWGEYGIRVNSVAPGHVYGPNLKWYFNHLAEEQGRTFEEVKGEIDALSPMRRIATSEDVAGAILFLASDLSAGMTGQTLDVNAGAYMAL from the coding sequence ATGCTGCTCGAGGGCAAGGCCGTCGTCGTCACCGGCGTCGGGCCCGGCATCGGACGTGAAGCGGCGCTCGCGCTCGCACGCGAGGGAGCGGACGTCGCGCTCGGCGCCCGCACCGAGGAGCGCTTGCGCAAGGTCGCGGCGGAGGTCGAGGCGCTCGGGCGCAAGGCGATCTTCGTTCCCACGAACATCGCGAGGGAAGAGGAGTGCCGCGCGCTCGCCGACGCCGCGGTGCAAGCGTTCGGAAGGATCGACGCGCTCGTGCAGAACGCGTTCAAGCAGCCGCCGATGCGCACCATCGAGGAGGAGTCGGCGCTCGAGTGGGAACGCTCCTTCAAGATCAACGTGATCGGCTCGATCTCGATGGCGAAGGCCGTGCTGCCGATGATGAAGGAGCAGCGCTCGGGGTCGGTGGTCTTCGTGAACTCGCTTTCGGCGCGGAACTCCGACGCGACGCTCGGCGCGTACGCCGCGGCTAAGGCGGCGCTGCTGTCGGTCGCGCGCACGCTCGCGCGCGAGTGGGGCGAGTACGGGATCCGGGTGAACTCGGTGGCGCCGGGCCATGTATACGGCCCGAACCTCAAGTGGTACTTCAATCATCTCGCGGAAGAGCAGGGCCGCACGTTCGAGGAGGTGAAAGGCGAGATCGACGCGCTCTCGCCGATGCGCCGCATCGCCACCTCGGAGGATGTGGCAGGCGCGATCCTTTTCCTCGCCTCGGATCTGTCGGCCGGGATGACCGGTCAGACGCTGGACGTGAACGCCGGCGCCTACATGGCGCTTTAG
- a CDS encoding DUF222 domain-containing protein: protein MLHRRLRNVVGTVRTIVRELEPESLSGRDAAELVEAFAEIERLAVAGRTIAGRRVERTDLWQRLGYRTPAQWMAARAQSTIGAAIATLETGRSLDELPATREAFKSGTLSAHQAKEISGAAIADPSAERSLLDAAQVESVAGLRERCRQVIASAVRDPDADERLHRSRYLRYWTEADGAVRLDARLEPDASARLIASVMARGRAMRDQARRVGTPERREAYAADALVSLADDSSSGPRAVVHVHVDHAAWQRGHTMSGETCRIPGFGPVPVSAARRLASDGVVKAVLDEAADVRAVAHFGRTIPARLRTALEARDQSCVVPGCDERESLEIDHIVPLAEGGPTRLDNLARLCRYHHAMKTHRGWCLQGEPGAWSWVKRERHAGRSPPRSA, encoded by the coding sequence ATGTTGCATCGCAGGCTTCGCAACGTTGTCGGAACCGTTCGCACGATCGTCCGAGAGTTGGAGCCCGAGAGTCTTTCTGGCCGCGACGCGGCCGAGTTGGTCGAAGCCTTCGCGGAGATAGAGCGTCTCGCTGTCGCGGGGCGCACGATCGCAGGGCGTCGAGTCGAACGAACGGATCTCTGGCAGCGGCTCGGCTATCGTACGCCGGCGCAGTGGATGGCAGCGCGCGCGCAAAGCACGATCGGCGCGGCGATCGCGACCCTAGAGACCGGCCGTAGCCTCGATGAGTTGCCGGCGACGCGCGAGGCGTTCAAGTCCGGAACCCTGTCGGCGCACCAGGCGAAAGAGATCAGTGGCGCTGCGATCGCCGATCCATCGGCAGAACGGTCGTTGCTCGACGCGGCACAGGTCGAATCGGTGGCGGGGCTGCGCGAACGGTGTCGTCAGGTCATCGCGTCCGCTGTGCGCGATCCGGATGCGGACGAGCGGCTACATCGGAGCCGCTATCTCCGGTACTGGACGGAAGCCGACGGAGCCGTCCGGCTCGACGCTCGTCTCGAGCCGGACGCAAGCGCCCGGCTGATCGCTTCCGTGATGGCACGAGGTAGGGCGATGCGAGATCAAGCTCGCCGAGTCGGGACGCCGGAGCGCCGCGAAGCGTACGCAGCCGACGCGCTGGTTTCGCTCGCCGACGACTCATCTTCTGGTCCGCGCGCGGTCGTGCACGTCCACGTCGATCACGCGGCCTGGCAGCGAGGACACACGATGAGCGGCGAGACCTGCCGGATCCCAGGGTTCGGGCCGGTGCCGGTTTCCGCAGCCCGTCGGCTCGCGTCAGACGGTGTCGTGAAAGCGGTGCTCGACGAGGCTGCCGATGTGCGCGCGGTCGCGCACTTCGGTCGGACGATCCCGGCTCGGCTCCGGACCGCGCTTGAAGCGCGGGACCAGAGCTGTGTCGTACCCGGCTGCGACGAACGTGAGAGTCTCGAGATCGACCACATCGTCCCGCTGGCGGAGGGTGGGCCGACACGGCTCGACAACCTCGCGAGGTTATGCCGATACCACCACGCAATGAAGACGCACCGGGGCTGGTGTCTTCAAGGAGAGCCCGGAGCGTGGTCCTGGGTGAAGCGCGAACGGCACGCCGGCCGCTCGCCGCCTCGATCTGCGTAA
- a CDS encoding QsdR family transcriptional regulator, with amino-acid sequence MAMQVRTRSAPTPDDLLDLARRHFVRGERLDVAGLGEELGISRATAYRWAGNEEELTGRVIASLAEATFRRVVKEARGKGVDRVVDAERRGLRYMSTFPAYRAFLEREDALTSMRIVASKHGPVQALQIRLHEEWLRELVDRGEITLSVDPHTMAYALVRTAEAFLYADLIAGEEIDLDKAVAIMRLLLR; translated from the coding sequence ATGGCGATGCAAGTCCGGACCCGCTCTGCTCCGACGCCCGACGATCTGCTGGACCTGGCGCGGCGTCACTTCGTCCGTGGGGAGCGGCTCGATGTGGCCGGGCTGGGGGAGGAGCTCGGCATCTCCCGGGCGACGGCGTACCGCTGGGCCGGCAACGAGGAGGAGCTGACCGGCCGTGTGATCGCGTCGCTCGCCGAGGCGACCTTCCGCCGGGTGGTGAAGGAAGCGCGGGGCAAGGGGGTCGATCGCGTGGTCGACGCCGAGCGACGCGGCCTTCGATATATGTCGACGTTCCCCGCCTACCGCGCGTTCCTCGAGCGCGAGGATGCGTTGACCTCGATGCGGATCGTGGCGTCGAAGCACGGGCCGGTGCAGGCGCTGCAGATCCGCCTGCACGAGGAGTGGCTGCGCGAGCTCGTCGATCGCGGTGAGATCACGCTGTCGGTCGATCCGCACACGATGGCGTACGCGCTCGTGCGCACGGCCGAGGCGTTCCTGTACGCGGACTTGATCGCGGGTGAGGAGATCGACCTCGACAAGGCCGTCGCGATCATGCGGTTGTTGCTGCGTTGA